The Clostridium beijerinckii genomic sequence CAAATACAAAATACTTTTGGGGCAGTACTTGGACCACAAGACTCGTGGCTTTTGGTTAGAGGTATTAAAACACTAAAAGTTAGATTAGATGCGCTTCAAAAAAGTGCTCAAAAGCTAGCAGAATGGCTTGAATCTAGAGAAGAGGTTGAAAAAGTATATTATCTTGGATTACCTTCTATGGAAGGAAGAGAAGTACATTTAGAACAAGCGGATGGAGCAGGTGCTGTATTATCATTTAAATTCAAAACATTTGAAAGAACAAAAGTATTTTTAAATAATGTAAAGAATGTAGCGGTAGCTGTTAGCTTGGGTAGTGTTGAAACTATAGTTTCATATCCAGCTAAGATGAGTCATGCTTCAATTCCAAAAGAAGAAAGAGAAGAGCTTGGAATAACAGACACATTGATAAGAGTATCCGTAGGATTAGAAGATATAGATGATTTAATAGAGTCATTTAGAGAAGCAATGGAAAAATAAAAATTACAGAGATAAGTTATATATAAAAGTTGATGAAAAAGGGTGATTTATATGATCATCCTTTTTTCATGCTTCTGATTAGAGGAATAATTCGATTAAATTTGGTGAAATGAAAGAAATAGAATTAATCGAGATATTATAATTTAAAAAATATCCTTTATGTAAGCAAGTGATTAGGTAAGTGTTATTTTAATTTTTTTAATATATTTATAAGGTTTATTATGGAATCATCTAACGTAATTACTTCATCATCAGAAAGAGAAGAAATTTTTTCAGCGAAAGAGCTACAGATGGCATTACGAAGAGAATTCAGTAAATCATAAGCTTTTGGTGTTAGTTCAACTCTAAGAATCCTTTTATCATTAGGATCTGGATATCTATTAACTAATTCATAATTAATAAGGTTGTCTATAATTGGAGTCATATTAGATTTTGATATACCTATATTATCTGCTATTTGAGAAATAGGAGATGAATTACTGTGAAAAAGATAGAATATAACTCTGGCGTGTGAAGGAGGAATAGAAAAATCGGAGCAGCATTGTTTATTATTTTCATGTAATGATTGAAAAATTTTAGATATATCTTGTACTTTGAATATATTACTTTGAATAATCCATAAAAAGTTAATTAAGGAATCTGCAACTTTAAATAAATTTTCTTTTTCCATATTAAAACAAATCCTTCCTGAGGTGGTATATTAGTAAATTATAAACTATTGATAAATTGAAGACAATAGATAAGGATTATTGTAATATTTAATATACTTAATAGGTTAAAAACACTTACTAAGTATATTTTTTTGTTTTGTAAAGATAATAAAAGTATGCTTTCTTTTCGATCATTTTAGGATATAACCATGTATTTTCAACAGTTTAACATTAACTTTAAATTTGTCATTGAAAACGTAACTCAAATTTGAAGTTGTTTAAATTGAAAAGGTATTCTTCATAGTTTAAGATAGTAAATGAAAGAACTAATAATAAATTATATAAATAAAAATAGATGGAGGTTTTATTATGGAAACTAACAAATCGTCTCTTAAAGGAAGCGTGCAAAGATTAGGTAGTTTTTTAAGCGGTATGGTATTACCTAACATTGGTGCATTTATTGCTTGGGGTTTAATTACAGCTTTATTCATTCCAACAGGATGGATTCCAAATGAATATTTCGGTAAAATGGTAGGCCCTATGTTAAGTTACTTATTACCATTACTTATTGGATATACAGGTGGTAAGATGGTATATGGTCAAAGAGGAGCAGTAGTTGGTGCAATAGCAACAACAGGAGTTGTAATTGGTGCTTCTATCCCAATGTTCTTAGGAGCAATGATCATGGGACCATTCGGTGGATTTGTAATTAAAAAAGTTGACCAATTCCTAGAAGGAAAAGTTCCAACAGGTTTTGAAATGCTTGTTAATAACTTCTCATCTGGAATTTTTGGAGGAATCGTAGCACTTATAGGTTATACTTGTATTGAACCAGTAGTTACAGCTTTTTCAAACACATTAGGAAGTTTAGCTACTATAGTTACAAATATGGGACTTTTACCTCTAATAGATATATTCATTGAACCAGCTAAAGTATTATTCCTAAATAATGCAATTAATCATGGAATATTATCTCCACTTGGAATACAACAAGCACAAGAAGTTGGTAAATCAATATTCTTCTTACTTGAAGCAAATCCAGGTCCAGGTCTTGGTATACTTTTAGCTTACACTTTCTATGGTAAAGGAAATGCAAAACAATCAGCTCCAGGAGCTATAATAATTCACTTTCTTGGAGGAATACATGAAATATATTTCCCTTACATTTTAATGAAACCAGCATTAATATTAGCAGCAATAGCTGGTGGAATATGTGCAGATTTAACTTTTGTATTAACTCATGCTGGACTTGCAGCACCAGCTTCACCAGGTAGTATATTTGCAGTACTTGCGATGACACCAAAAGGTAGTTATGCATCTGTTTTAGCAGGAGTTGCTGTAGGTGCAATTGTATCGTTCTTAGTTGGTTCAATAATTCTTAAGGCATCAAAAGATAATGGAGAACAAGACATTGATGAAGCTCAAGCTAAGATGAAAGATATGAAAGCAGAAAGTAAAGGCGCAAAAGCTTCAGAAACTGCGGCTAATGTATCAAAAGCTGATGTTAAATTAATAGTTTTTGCTTGTGATGCAGGTATGGGATCTTCTGCAATGGGAGAATCTATTCTTAAAAAAGCATTAAAAGATGCTGGAATTACTGATGTTGGAGTTAAGCATTCATCAGTTGATAGCATTCCACAAGAAGCAGATGTTGTATTTACTCAAGAAAACTTAGTTGAAAGAGCAAGAAAATCAGCTAAAACTGCTAATATAATTACAGTTAAAAACTTCTTAGATCGTTCTAAGTATGATGAGTTTATTAACACATTAAAATAATAAGATATTATTAACTAGAGTAGAATTTAGTAATATAACTTACAGGCATTGGTAAACGGACTGATTTACCAATGCCATTTTTAAATTTGATAAATAATAGAGATGAGAGTGGATGATAGTCAAACTTTAAATTTGTCATTAGAAATGTATCACAGTTTTGAACTTGTTTGAATTGAAAGGATGTTTCATATAGAGTAATATATATATTGAAAGAAGCAATAATTTATAGTAATTAAATAGGAGGTTTTATTATATAAAACTTTATTTAGACAAAGTGACTTCCAACTTGAACTTTGGATAAACTGGTAGATCTGATGATAACGTTTATGATACAACGGGTTATTAACTTTAAATTAGCAGTTTTATTTAAGATGTGTGTATTGGATCTTCTTTAATAGGAAAATCTATTTTTAAAAGAATTTAAGAAATTCAAAATCTAATGACATCTGAAGATTCTACTTCAAGTTAAAATTAATTGTTATAGATATGATCAGTCTATCAATATATACAAAATAATAGATAAATCAGGTGAGATATTATGAATAATTTAACGCCTAGACAACAATTCATATTAAGTACAGTATTAAATGAAGGAACTTTTAATATAAAACGGCTTCATAAAGATCTTGACATAAGTGAGAGAACTATTTTAAGAGAACTTTCTTCTATTAATAAAAGATTAAAGAAGAATAGTATAACTATATTTAATGACGAAAATATGAATTTAAGTATTTCAGGTAATAAAGAAAATATAGAGGAGATAAAGAAATCATTAGATATGGTTCCGATTCCTTGGCTATTAAGTAAAGAACAGAGACAAATAGTTATCATATGTGAATTATTAGTTAGTAATGAGCCACTAAAAGCTTCGTACTTTTGTCATAAGTTCAATGTTGTAATGGGAAGTATAAGCCTTGATATAGACAATATTGAAGAAAGGCTAATATCTAAGAATTTATGTGTGATTAGAAAACGTAGCTATGGGATAAGTATTCAAGGGTCAGAGTGGAATAAGAGAAATGCATTAGTGGAGCTATTCTTTGATTTTAAACCTTTTGAAGATTTAATAGCATTTCTTTATGATGAAAAAGTTGATCCGATAGTTAAAACTTTGTTTAACATTGTTTTTGGGAATGAGGCTATCCAATTAGTAAAGGATATATTAAAAGATATAGATTTTGATTATCTTAAAGGAAATGATGTCAAATACTTTAGTTTGTTTATCCAAGTATTGCTATCTATAAAAAAGACAAAGAATGGAGAAATTATATATTTACCTCAAGAGATTAAAAATAGTATATTATCTTTAGAGGAATATAAAAAAATACAATATTTAGGTAGTGTTTTACAAAAGAATAATATAGATATATGTGAAGATGAACTTGTTTACTTATGTTTATATTTAAGTGATTACAAATACTTTTTTAACAATAAGCATCTTATAGAATCAGACATTAATTATGAGAATATTGCTAAAGAGGTTACAGAGGAAATATCAACAAAAATATATGTAGATATTACCAAAGATGAGCAGCTAATAAGGGATTTGACTCAGCATTTTAAACAAACATTTTATATGTTAAATTTAGGATTGAAAGTTATAAATCCTTTGATTAATGAAATAAAGGAACATTATTTAGAGTTATATAAAATTATAAAAAATACTTGCAGATTAATATTCTCTAGGTACAATTTTAAGATTCCTCCAGAAGAGGTTGGATATATAACAATGCATATTGCTGTTGCAGTACAAAAGCAACAGGCGATGTCAAAGA encodes the following:
- a CDS encoding MarR family winged helix-turn-helix transcriptional regulator gives rise to the protein MEKENLFKVADSLINFLWIIQSNIFKVQDISKIFQSLHENNKQCCSDFSIPPSHARVIFYLFHSNSSPISQIADNIGISKSNMTPIIDNLINYELVNRYPDPNDKRILRVELTPKAYDLLNSLRNAICSSFAEKISSLSDDEVITLDDSIINLINILKKLK
- a CDS encoding PTS mannitol transporter subunit IICB, with the translated sequence METNKSSLKGSVQRLGSFLSGMVLPNIGAFIAWGLITALFIPTGWIPNEYFGKMVGPMLSYLLPLLIGYTGGKMVYGQRGAVVGAIATTGVVIGASIPMFLGAMIMGPFGGFVIKKVDQFLEGKVPTGFEMLVNNFSSGIFGGIVALIGYTCIEPVVTAFSNTLGSLATIVTNMGLLPLIDIFIEPAKVLFLNNAINHGILSPLGIQQAQEVGKSIFFLLEANPGPGLGILLAYTFYGKGNAKQSAPGAIIIHFLGGIHEIYFPYILMKPALILAAIAGGICADLTFVLTHAGLAAPASPGSIFAVLAMTPKGSYASVLAGVAVGAIVSFLVGSIILKASKDNGEQDIDEAQAKMKDMKAESKGAKASETAANVSKADVKLIVFACDAGMGSSAMGESILKKALKDAGITDVGVKHSSVDSIPQEADVVFTQENLVERARKSAKTANIITVKNFLDRSKYDEFINTLK
- a CDS encoding BglG family transcription antiterminator, which codes for MNNLTPRQQFILSTVLNEGTFNIKRLHKDLDISERTILRELSSINKRLKKNSITIFNDENMNLSISGNKENIEEIKKSLDMVPIPWLLSKEQRQIVIICELLVSNEPLKASYFCHKFNVVMGSISLDIDNIEERLISKNLCVIRKRSYGISIQGSEWNKRNALVELFFDFKPFEDLIAFLYDEKVDPIVKTLFNIVFGNEAIQLVKDILKDIDFDYLKGNDVKYFSLFIQVLLSIKKTKNGEIIYLPQEIKNSILSLEEYKKIQYLGSVLQKNNIDICEDELVYLCLYLSDYKYFFNNKHLIESDINYENIAKEVTEEISTKIYVDITKDEQLIRDLTQHFKQTFYMLNLGLKVINPLINEIKEHYLELYKIIKNTCRLIFSRYNFKIPPEEVGYITMHIAVAVQKQQAMSKNIKALVLCPSGIGTARILCSKVKSIFNEINVIDVVSLHDINSIIDKNKYDLILSTVPVNLKTKHNLIVVSHFMTEVDIENISNFISNFKASNNERELELFAQTKDNTVTNHEYELANTMVKNFQLKKSDSDSFINLINYIVDDIHKIDIGTDKEVIRDLIFKREENGNVVIPGTHVALIHTRSDTITSPFVGVYRINKPLSMKSIGFSTEDVDTFIVMFARNTESNYILKILGKISVSLIEKKEFVEMLRLSNTIDIRDYLINIINNEEED